In Miscanthus floridulus cultivar M001 chromosome 8, ASM1932011v1, whole genome shotgun sequence, the sequence ATAACTGAAGGAATTGCTTCTGCAACCTACGGATTAGGACGTACTGTACCATGCATGTACGGAGTACGTGGTGAAGTAGGGCTCTTATTTCATCCGgatatattttataatttgtATAGAAACAAGTTGACTTTCCGGACTGGACCAGACCGGACCGCCCAGCCCGCGCCGCGCCCCCACCCACGCCCACGCTGCCCGCCACGCAGCCACCCCTTCGCTCTTCACCTTTTTATCTCATCGCCACTAGAGTGAGCCGTTAGCGAGTGTCGAGAGGCCGCTGCCGAGGTCAAATCAAGAAAGGGTGGAGCTTTCACGCGGTGAGCTGCGTGAGATCTGTGCGCACCCCTCGCTCGGACTCGCGCCTCCTACCGCAGCCATGCTCCATCTGCAGGCGAGATGCCCGCACCGGAGCTCCATGCACCGCCGCCAACCTCCGCGCCGCTGCGAGCTCCATGTGCCGTCGCCAACCTCTGGCACCACCGCGAGCTCCATGCGCCGCCACCGCGACCTCCACACCGGCGTCAAGCTCCACAACAACGAGCCTCCATTCGTTCAAGTAGCAGGGTAAcattgcgctgaaagcgcatgttgcaagcgtatgttttaagtgtttcagatgttttagaggtatgttgcaagtgtttaatgcagatgttgtaaaagtagatcgggatattggACATGTTGCAATAATGGTAGTACACGTATGCTGCAATTTTTgctccaaatgttttatctgttttttccATACGTATATTGCAAATATGTTTATtcggatgtttcatatgtttcacacatatgttgcaagtattttatctggatgttgcgtatgttttacaatggttttcaagtgttttccatgtgtttttgcaagtgtttcagatgcatgtttcaaatgattgatctgccttcagacgtatgttgcaagtgttgcatctggatgtttcaaaagtagatcagatgttgcatctccctcctcgcttTCTGCTGCCTCGCATCGGTATCTCCTCCTTCTCCTGGCGCTAGCTGGGCATCCAACGTCCCCTTCCCCTCTTTCTTGATGCTGGTGACATTCAGGGCGACGCGGGCCCCGTGTGGGCGTGCGAAACGGCACGGGAAACGGCTACAGGCGCGGGCATTCGAACGCCCCGTCCATCCAgatgtccgggcgctagcaaCCCCGGTTGGCTAAAGGAGGGAGATAGGGACTTGCATCACCACGATACAAAATATGATGACATGCTTGAAGCTTGATATGTAGTACTGTACTTGTTACTGAAGAATCTATATGCTCTAAAGAATATATTTATCTTATGGCCTTAATAATTATAATAGGCATGATCGCCGCGTGTGTAAAAGCAAAAGTGTGTTGGAGAAACGTGTCGGCTCGATCCACCAACCCAACCATCAACCATGGCTGGAGTCAGAGTCAAGATCATGTGGCCCGCTCTGCcaaacgtttttttttttttttgggcctCGGGGGCACTTATTCTTCCTCTGCATATCTAACGGTGCAGAACAGAAGAGTATACGCGCTTAGGCGTATTTTACTCTCTCACCCGCTCCGTTTATAAAGAATAAAGAATATACTATGTGGGCACACACTGCCGAAAGATGACCACCACTTATTCCAATTTGTACGCTTGTGcttaggtgcttatatagaataatATATACTCCCTCGGTTCCCTAATAAATCAATGTATAGAATCATCttagttttttttaaagtttGACCGAATTTATATAAAAAGATCGTCAAAATTTATGAAACCAAATTAGTATTGCTAGATGCACctaaaatgtatttttataatgtgtttatttaattctataaacattgtgctcttttctataaatttttggtTAAACGTAAAAAAAaggtttgacttaagacaactttaGAAATTGGTTTACTTATAGACCGAGAGAGTATTTCTTTTTTAGATTTAGTTTGTCcttgaactatatatatatatatatatatatatatatatatatatatatatatatatatatatatatatatatatatatatatatatatatatatatataggagcaAATGTGTATATGTGTTGCAAAATAGTACGTAGTCTAATGGTTAAGAGCTTTAGGACTCGTTTGTTTCGGCTCCGACGGCTCCGGCTTTCATCGACACCGGTACAGTTCATGAAGCCGTTTTCTCTCTCCTATGCTGTAGCAACACTGTTCATTGaagttgtttttctctctcctatTTTTTTCGTCTCACTGTTCACTGGACACTGTTCACGAAGCCGGCGGAGCTCGTTTTTGCAGCTCCCACGGCTCTGGCTACAGTGCGTGAACAGTGCCAGAGCCGGAGCACGCAAGAGCGGTGCCAAACTGGCCCAGTAGCACATGAGGTCCTGGACTCGTCTCCTGCAGTGGTAGGTGGTGTTCCAGTTCCAGTCAACCTTGTGAGCGTACATCCATAAAGACGAGAATAGAGAGAGTAAGTGACAGAAGAAGATGAGAGTGAGGAACGTCCCGTAAAGGCGAGAATAAAGGGAGTAAGtgacggaagaagaagaagatgagagcgAGGAACGTCGGACCGAGGGACGAGGAAAAAAATTAACAATACCTTTTAATAGTATAGAGTATAGATATcggtcccgttcggcttaccctatattcgatttgttcggcttgttttttcaacaaTAACAGTGTTTTTACAGTGTTTTTCATTCAGTTTCATTTAAGATTCAGCGAGCCGAACGGGACCATTGGAGTGAAACAGGTTATTCGGTTCGAATACCAGCGTTAGGAGTATCATGATGTTAACCTATCTCGATCAGTCTCCACATCCCATTCCAACCCAGATGTGACGCTTGGGTAGCTTTTTCCTTTTGAGTCCATGATGGATACATATAATCATATATACTGCACCTGTGACTCGCTGTCATGAAAAGTTGATTGTATCCGGCTTACTTTCTTCTAAGAAAATGAAACAAGGGATGCTAGGTCGTCATTTCTTTAAAGTTTAAACACAACGCAGATACTCACGTATGCATGTTCACACCCCACTCAAATCCCACTTCAATTCTACCAATGCTTCTTAAAACACTGGGCCTGCACTTCATAAAACTGATAAAATCGCTGCAAGTATCCCTCGCTATTGATTAACACATCACTTATACCACTAAAATTAGGCCCCGTTGAGataaattttttttggattttggctactatagcactttcgtttgtatttggcaattattgtctaattatggactaattaggttcaaaagtttcgtctcgcgatttctcacccaactgtgcaattagttttttttcgtctacatttagtactccatgcatgtgccgcaagattcgatgtgacgggcactgcgcaaaattttttggaatctaaacaggcccttagccAAAATACAAACATTCATACTGAGTTGAAGACGAATTAAATCTAGCCAAAATACTATTACATTCATACTCAGTAGTATTTCAGGTCATGTGTTCAACTCCCTCGTGGGAGCGAGTTTGAAAAGCTCTGAGTTTAAAAAACATGTAAGTTCCTGAGCTTTTAACATCTGATAAGTAGTTTTCAGCAAGACACACATAGGCGTAAACATGTGGCCATGGCGCATACATTAGTTCACGGAAAATAACAAAGCCGATTTCCCTACTGGGAATCTTAGGCCTTCTTTTTCGTTGACTTTTGTTGAATACGCCACCCTCCACCTCCATGATGGTCCTCACAAACCTGCAAATGGCATCATGCTTCTAGTGACGAATTAGATTTTATTATATTTACTCGCAAAGCCTAAAACACATTTTTAACTAGTAATAAATCAAGTCTATGAATGCAAAGTCAAACCGAAAGCGATCCAGAATAACAACACAACAAATAAAATGATAGAGCCACTGAAATTTTAGTTTATTCCAGTAAGAGTTGTTCTCTCTAAAAAAATTCCAGTAAGAGTCGTACGGGGCATCGCAAACAAAGATTACTGCAACAAGAAACCGCCCCGACTCCCATCTTGATGGCTTTCCACCCTTATATATGCTGACACCCTTTTGATTCTTTCCACACAACAAGTCACTTTCTTTTGCTCCCCTTTTCACCTTTTCTCCGTCGATCTTACAGCATTCAACTTATAGAAGCAAATCAAAAGGTGATGATGGAGTTAGTGGTGAATCTAGAGAGGTTACTGTCTGAAACTGCCCTTAGACTGCATGCTTTTTAGTCTTAGTAACTACTACACGCATCTGAGGGTACTTtcagcctaattagattatgttTTCATAATTATATTATAGTATATGCCATCCATATGTATATATCTTTGAGATGAAGGCACTACTAATTCATCAAACATCTGCACGGGGACTCTGAATGATTGGCGAATATTATATGAATTCGATGACTCAATCATGATCATGGAGTTTAGCATGCCACCTCTGATCGATCTCGACAAAAGCTCAGCAACACATTTTAGGGAAGATTGGAataggccttcctctctctctctttttttttttaaaaaaaaactagcttTTGGGGACTGTCCTAGATGCTTTTCCCTAGAGTTTTCCCAAGAAAAAAAATACATGCTTTGCGTGATAATGCATTATTGATGTAGACATCGTCGACAGCACTTTCCTGATCGACCAGGCAGCTATCTTGTCTCCTGTGTAAATTATTGCAAATATGTGATGATCACACAAGTTGAGATTAGCTACGGGAACAAATCTCTTGGCCACTGCAATTGGATAATACAAATCTGGATATGAAATCCAGAAACTAGTAACAATTTAATAGTGGAGGAGGTTGGCTTTGGTCAGTATTAGTAGTAGTAGAACCATCATGGATAAGTTTTTCTTTCCCATATATTatattccttttttcttttttggaaAGGAAAAGATAACTTGTTATATTTATTTTGTCCTTTGTCTGTTGCATTTGATGGCTGATGTTTCATCTGTTGGACACACATATTGGTGCAGTACAGCTTGTTATATTCATTTCCTCTCCTTTATTTGTTgcatttgatgatgcatgatccCCCTCAGTACATTTTGTTTTCATGTTGAGTTGATATCCCATCTACGGTTGTTGAGACGTGAACATTTTAAGTGTTTGATTTCCCATTCCTATCAAAGGGGGGCAAAGCAAGCTTTCAAGTCCTAATAACAAAAGGCAACAATTCCCTGTTGGACTGAACTTTATTATCACAGCcagaaaggagaagaaaagatggATATCCTTTTGTTTTGCAGCAAATATAATAATAACATAATCGAAAAAGAGGAACCTAAGAATTAAAAACAGCGCGTTAATACATTACCTTACCTAGAAATTCTAGGCTTGAAGCGCTAAACCTTGACATTTACAACTCTTTTATTGCTCCAACTAGTACTAAGAGCTCGTTTGGTGTATCTTGGGTGTTCGATCGGCTCTCTAACAAAATATTTTACCGATAATGTTTTTACAACTGTagtaaaaaaatcatttttttttctctctctaaaTGAAAAGGATCCAGAAAACACATGAAGACTAGTTACGATGACTTCAAGAAGTACGGGGCTGTTTGGTGCCCAGGCGAGGTGTGGCGCGGTCACCGAAGCTGTGGAATTGCGTGGTGAGGGAAGTGGCTGCCACACCTTGGCAAAAACCAACGTGCAAACCAAACAGCAGCCGAGGTACGCGAGCGACCACGGGCAACCAAACAGCCCCTACGCCTCCTCTGCTTACGTGCTAGAGAGAGAACACATGGAATCGCTTGATTTTGATGGATTCATCGGCTCTTGGCTCCTCAAGCTACATTCGGAGTCAGAGCCCCGGGAGACCTAATAAACAAGCTCTAAAAGTCTAAATAGTTCCTTGCCAAACTTAATATGTATAAAGCCAAAGATTAGGAAAAGTGAAGAGAAAACTATGTGAAattcaagtgtttccaaaagtcCATCGCGGGACGCAATCGCAGTGAGAAAGAAATTCAGGCTCCTCCTATCCCAAAGTCGGAATTcgctccctcctctcctctcttccaccCGCTCCGAGAAATGCTCCCAAAATCCAGCCACCGGCGCTGACAAATCGAGCGAACCAAACCGAACCACCCGCAGTCCGCGTGCCCTCCTCCGCAGGACCACCGGTCCACCGCCGCCTCTCCCCGGCTCCTCCTCGTCCTCTCTGCTGCGGCGGCCGTACCGTCGGTCGCCTGGACGGGTGCGGCGGTCACGTCGTGACCCacggagaggagagagggagaggcctGGCCGCCAGGGAGGAAGACGTCTCACCTCACCCCGCCTCGTCGTCTTCTGCGGCGTCCGTTCTTCAAGCTCTCTCCCCCGTCACCCACCAGCAGCCCGCCCGCCCCCCGAGGAGGACGCAGCGGTACGACTCGTCCCCTCTCCCCTCCACTTCGGCGACTGTTGAGCGGTCTGCGGTTGTGCGCCGATCACGTGTTCttctgttttttatttttatttcaagCAATTCCTCAGTGATACAGTGGACTTTATAGTTCCCGATTGGATCcgcttctttgcttctgttctggGATTCGTGGAACCGTGGGAGGGCTGGGTTTAGGGGTAATGATTTGGATGAAGTTTCGTAATTACCACTCGATTTCTTAACCTGTTGCCTGTCGATGGTTTTGACATTTGGATTCAGTATTTTTCTTCAGAGGATTTTATTGAGTTCACCTACCTCCGAAACCCGTTTAATTTAGTTTAAGGTGTGCTGTGGATTAACTTACTAGTTAttacttacaagttacaactgcATCTGTCTGATACTGATTAATATGGGCGGAGTTGGATACTGATTAATATGAGGAGTTGGCTAGttgttgtttttttcttcttGAAACATGGTACTGTGTTTCATATCTGCAGAACATAACTGATTGTGTTAGCATTTCTCTAGTGAGGTCAACTAATTGCAACCATATATTTCAAATTTGGCTGGCTGATCTGGAAAGGCGCTACCATGCTACTGCATCGAACTTCTAGTTGTTTAGCTTCCAGTACCATTAGTTTTGCTAATTATATGGCACAAATGTTATAAAAAAACTGctaaattttgatgtaaacacgCCGATATTGTTTCCATATACGAAGTCTGTGGCTTTGATGCACATGGGAAATGCATGTGACATGCTAAACTATAGGGTTGAGAGGCTAATTTTCTTGCTGCTTGATCGATGCAGGTTGCCATGAGAAGATAACTTTGGTAGTGCCAAACATCAGCCTAGGAATTTCAGCATGGGTTCGGGGAATTTGGTAATGAAGAAGGCGATAAGGCCCAGCTCCTTTGATCTGGACATAAAAATTGATCAAAGTTGGATGGAGGATGTTGCTTGCCCAATCTGTCTCGATTTCCCCCACAATGCGGTACTGCTTAGGTGCACCTCGTATGAGAAGGGCTGTAGACCTTTCATATGTGACACTGACCAGACTCGCTCAAACTGTCTCGAGAGGTTCAAAGGCGCTCATGGCCTACCAGCCAATGTCAAAGTCTCATCTCGTACTGTGGCTCCCCTTAATAGCATTCATATCATTTCATCAAATGCAAATAACCGCCCAGCTTGTCCGTTGTGTAGAGGTGATGTGATTGGGTGGTTTGTTATTGATGAGGCTCGCTTGCACCTTAACCAGAAGAAAAGATGCTGCGAAGAGAGTTGCTGCTCGTATGTTGGCAACTTCCATGAGCTTCAGAAGCACACCCAACAAAAACATCCAAATTCACGCCCTTCTGAAATTGATCCTGCTCGCCAGGTTGATTGGGAGAACTTGCAGCAGTCTTCTGACATAATAGATGTCTTGAGCACAATACATGCACAAGTTCCGAATGGTATAGTTCTTGGAGATTATGTCATTGACTATGGGGATGATGAAGCtggagatgactatgaagtttaccACAGGGTTAGAGCAAACTGGTGGACATCCTGCATTTTTTGCAAAGCATTCTGTAGGTCTACAGGAGGAGGCCGAAGAAGGACAAGAACAAGGGAAAGGAGAAGTAGTGGAACAAGGAACGTCAACAGATCTAGTCAAGAAAGCTTTAGTCTTGAAGTGCCAACAAGATCTGTTGACATGAGAGAAATCAGatttgatgaaattgatgatgaatATATAGTTACGGGGGCCATGACTAGGGCTGCTGTGTCAAGGAGAATGGCTGCTCATTACAGGTCTGTAGTCACTGTGTTATTTCCTGCTGTCTGTTATTACTCAGATCATATGGTTAAAATGACATGCACACTATCAAGAGAAATGATTTTTTATTTATGT encodes:
- the LOC136475688 gene encoding uncharacterized protein, with amino-acid sequence MGSGNLVMKKAIRPSSFDLDIKIDQSWMEDVACPICLDFPHNAVLLRCTSYEKGCRPFICDTDQTRSNCLERFKGAHGLPANVKVSSRTVAPLNSIHIISSNANNRPACPLCRGDVIGWFVIDEARLHLNQKKRCCEESCCSYVGNFHELQKHTQQKHPNSRPSEIDPARQVDWENLQQSSDIIDVLSTIHAQVPNGIVLGDYVIDYGDDEAGDDYEVYHRVRANWWTSCIFCKAFCRSTGGGRRRTRTRERRSSGTRNVNRSSQESFSLEVPTRSVDMREIRFDEIDDEYIVTGAMTRAAVSRRMAAHYRDPRFGRRIPRIIN